One window from the genome of Methylomarinovum caldicuralii encodes:
- a CDS encoding AmpG family muropeptide MFS transporter — protein MTTPSESRPWRVLWSRRMAVAFFMGFYSGLPLLLTGSLLQAWMRESGVDLATIGLFALVGLPYTGKFLWAPLFDRYALPLLGRRRGWLLLVQLALAGAIAGLGWVDPAHAPWGVALAALLVAFLSASQDILIDAYRRESLAELEQGLGASLYVNGYRLGMLLTSGGGLILADFIGFRQVYALCGLLMASGAVITLWAREPQSAHGVPRTLAEAVVQPFLTFFRREDALWILAFILLYKIGDTMASHMTMPFYLDLGFSKTEIGAVVKLFGFWATIAGGLIGGVLILRLGLYASLWGFGVLQALSTAGFVLLAWWGRDLLGLMGVVTFENLSAGLGTAAFVAFMASQTDRRFTATQYALLSSLMGIPRVIVAAPTGLLAEWLGWPGFFLCCALIALPGLLILLRFRHWLA, from the coding sequence ATGACTACCCCTTCTGAGTCCCGTCCCTGGCGGGTGCTGTGGAGCCGCCGCATGGCGGTGGCCTTTTTCATGGGCTTCTACAGCGGCCTGCCGCTGCTCCTCACCGGTTCCCTGCTGCAGGCGTGGATGCGCGAGTCCGGGGTCGATCTGGCCACCATCGGTCTGTTCGCCCTGGTGGGTCTGCCCTATACCGGCAAGTTCCTGTGGGCGCCGCTGTTCGACCGTTACGCCTTGCCGCTGTTGGGGCGGCGGCGGGGCTGGCTGTTGCTGGTGCAGCTGGCCTTGGCCGGGGCTATCGCCGGTTTGGGGTGGGTGGATCCGGCCCATGCCCCCTGGGGGGTGGCGCTGGCCGCCCTGCTGGTTGCTTTCCTGTCGGCGAGCCAGGACATCCTCATCGACGCCTATCGGCGCGAGTCCCTTGCCGAGCTGGAACAGGGGCTGGGGGCGTCGTTGTACGTCAACGGCTATCGTCTGGGGATGCTGCTCACCTCCGGCGGCGGGCTGATCCTGGCCGATTTCATCGGTTTCCGCCAGGTCTACGCCTTGTGCGGCCTGCTGATGGCGAGCGGGGCCGTGATCACGCTGTGGGCCCGTGAGCCGCAGAGCGCCCACGGTGTCCCCAGGACCCTGGCGGAGGCGGTGGTCCAGCCTTTCCTGACGTTCTTCCGCCGTGAGGATGCGCTCTGGATTCTGGCCTTCATCCTGCTCTACAAGATCGGCGACACCATGGCCAGCCATATGACCATGCCCTTCTACCTCGACCTGGGGTTCAGCAAGACTGAGATCGGGGCGGTGGTCAAGCTGTTCGGCTTCTGGGCCACCATCGCCGGCGGGCTGATCGGCGGGGTGCTGATCCTGCGCCTGGGGCTGTACGCCTCCCTGTGGGGTTTCGGGGTGCTGCAGGCGCTGTCCACCGCCGGTTTCGTCCTGTTGGCCTGGTGGGGGCGCGATCTGCTCGGGCTGATGGGGGTGGTGACCTTCGAGAACCTGTCGGCCGGACTGGGAACCGCCGCCTTCGTCGCCTTCATGGCCAGCCAGACCGACCGCCGTTTCACCGCGACCCAGTACGCGCTGTTGTCGAGCCTGATGGGGATTCCCCGGGTGATCGTCGCCGCCCCCACGGGGCTGCTGGCCGAATGGCTGGGGTGGCCGGGGTTTTTCCTCTGCTGCGCCCTGATCGCACTGCCGGGCCTGCTGATACTGCTGCGTTTCCGCCACTGGCTGGCATAA
- the coaE gene encoding dephospho-CoA kinase (Dephospho-CoA kinase (CoaE) performs the final step in coenzyme A biosynthesis.) translates to MLKIVLTGGIGSGKSTVARLFQRHGVPVIDTDEIARDLVRPGRPALGALVDAFGPRILTADGRLDRARLRELVFSDPAAKARLEAILHPRIFSELERRLQALKAPYVVIAIPLLVETGARGRVDRVLVVDCPEALQIERVRHRDGWDEALIRRILASQAGRLERLAVADDVIVNDRDLAHLARQVAELHRLYLRLSAERDDP, encoded by the coding sequence ATGCTGAAGATTGTCCTGACCGGCGGCATCGGCAGCGGCAAGAGCACCGTGGCCCGGCTGTTCCAACGTCACGGCGTTCCTGTCATCGACACCGACGAGATCGCCCGTGACCTGGTGCGGCCGGGCCGTCCGGCCCTGGGCGCCCTGGTCGATGCCTTCGGCCCCAGGATCCTGACCGCAGACGGCCGGCTGGACCGGGCCCGCCTGCGCGAGCTCGTCTTCAGCGATCCTGCCGCCAAGGCCCGCCTGGAGGCCATCCTCCACCCCCGCATCTTCTCGGAACTGGAACGCCGCCTGCAGGCGCTCAAAGCCCCTTACGTGGTCATCGCCATCCCCCTGCTGGTGGAAACCGGCGCCCGGGGGCGGGTCGACCGGGTTCTGGTGGTGGACTGCCCCGAAGCCCTCCAGATCGAACGGGTCAGACACCGCGACGGCTGGGACGAGGCGCTGATCCGCCGGATCCTGGCCAGCCAGGCCGGCCGCCTCGAAAGGCTGGCTGTCGCCGACGACGTCATCGTCAACGACCGGGATCTGGCCCATCTGGCGCGCCAGGTGGCGGAACTCCACCGCCTGTATCTGCGTCTCAGCGCGGAACGCGACGATCCCTGA
- a CDS encoding type II secretion system F family protein: MAAKAPTKETLEIFTWEGLDKSGKRVKGEQPGKSETLVKAQLRQQGIKPVKVRKKPKPLFGARKKKITTKDIAVFSRQLATMLAAGVPLVQAFDIVGRGHENPSMQELLLGIKADIEAGSTLTEALRKHPLYFDDLFCNLVEAGERAGVLETLLDKIATYKEKTESLKAKVKKALTYPAAVVVVACIVTAILLIFVVPQFEELFKGFGADLPAFTQLVIEMSRFMQANWYYLLGALVAAVFGFNYVYKRSQAFRHFLDRMFLRIPIIGPQILHKSAIARFARTLATMSAAGVPLVEALESVAGAAGNAVYSDAILEIREQVATGQQLQQAMRQTNLFPHMVVQMVAIGEESGSIDSMLSKVADFYEEEVDNAVDNLSSLMEPMIMAFLGIVVGGLVVAMYLPIFKLGSVV, translated from the coding sequence ATGGCAGCCAAAGCACCCACAAAGGAAACCCTGGAGATTTTCACCTGGGAGGGGCTCGACAAAAGCGGCAAGCGCGTCAAGGGCGAGCAGCCCGGCAAGAGCGAGACCCTGGTCAAAGCCCAGCTGCGCCAGCAGGGCATCAAGCCGGTCAAGGTCAGGAAGAAACCCAAACCCCTGTTCGGCGCCCGCAAGAAGAAGATCACCACCAAGGACATCGCCGTCTTCAGCCGCCAGCTGGCCACCATGCTCGCCGCCGGGGTGCCGCTGGTGCAGGCCTTCGACATCGTCGGCCGCGGCCATGAAAATCCCAGCATGCAGGAACTGCTGCTGGGGATCAAGGCCGACATCGAGGCCGGCAGCACCCTGACCGAAGCCCTGCGAAAACATCCCCTCTACTTCGACGACCTGTTCTGCAACCTGGTGGAAGCCGGGGAACGGGCCGGGGTGCTGGAAACCCTGCTGGACAAGATCGCCACCTACAAGGAAAAGACCGAATCCCTCAAGGCCAAGGTGAAAAAGGCCCTGACCTATCCGGCCGCGGTGGTGGTGGTCGCCTGCATCGTCACCGCCATCCTGCTGATCTTCGTGGTGCCGCAGTTCGAGGAGCTGTTCAAGGGCTTCGGCGCCGATCTGCCCGCCTTCACTCAGTTGGTGATCGAAATGTCCCGCTTCATGCAGGCCAACTGGTACTACCTGCTCGGGGCCCTGGTCGCCGCCGTCTTCGGTTTCAACTACGTCTACAAACGCTCCCAGGCCTTCCGCCATTTCCTGGACCGGATGTTCCTGAGAATCCCCATCATCGGCCCGCAGATCCTGCACAAGTCCGCCATCGCCCGCTTCGCCCGCACCCTGGCTACCATGTCGGCCGCCGGCGTACCGTTGGTGGAGGCGCTGGAGTCGGTGGCCGGGGCCGCCGGCAACGCCGTTTACAGCGACGCCATCCTGGAGATCCGCGAGCAGGTCGCCACCGGCCAGCAGCTGCAGCAGGCGATGCGCCAGACCAATCTGTTCCCCCACATGGTGGTGCAGATGGTCGCCATCGGCGAGGAATCCGGCTCCATCGACAGCATGCTGTCGAAAGTGGCTGACTTTTACGAAGAAGAAGTGGACAATGCCGTCGACAACCTCAGCAGCCTGATGGAACCGATGATCATGGCCTTCCTCGGAATCGTCGTCGGCGGCCTGGTGGTCGCCATGTACCTGCCGATCTTCAAACTGGGATCCGTCGTCTGA
- a CDS encoding prepilin peptidase, with translation MLALLQQVPALFYGAVFVLGLLVGSFLNVVIHRLPVMLERRWRQECRAFLGLQEEPVTERFDLVRPASHCPHCGHPIRAWENIPLLSWLLLRGRCSQCRAPISLRYPVVELLTALVSLAVAWRFGVSFQTLWGLVLTWSLVALSAIDIDHQLLPDAITLPLLWLGLLLNVAGLFTDLRSGVIGAAAGYLVLWSVYQVFRLLTGKEGMGYGDFKLLAVFGAWLGWQMLPLIILISSLVGAIAGIALILLQGRDRGQPIPFGPYLAVAGWIALLWGRELTQWYLHLTGIA, from the coding sequence ATGCTGGCGCTGCTGCAGCAGGTGCCGGCCCTGTTCTACGGCGCCGTGTTCGTTCTCGGCCTGCTGGTGGGCAGTTTCCTCAACGTGGTCATCCACCGCCTGCCGGTGATGCTGGAACGGCGCTGGCGCCAGGAATGCCGGGCCTTTCTCGGCCTTCAGGAAGAGCCGGTCACGGAGCGCTTCGATCTGGTCCGGCCGGCTTCCCACTGCCCCCACTGCGGCCATCCCATCCGCGCCTGGGAGAACATCCCCCTGCTCAGCTGGCTGCTGCTGCGGGGACGCTGCAGCCAGTGCCGGGCGCCGATCTCCCTGCGTTATCCCGTGGTCGAGTTGTTGACCGCCCTGGTGTCCCTGGCGGTCGCCTGGCGTTTCGGCGTCTCGTTCCAGACCCTGTGGGGACTGGTGCTGACCTGGAGTCTCGTCGCCCTCAGCGCCATCGACATCGACCACCAGCTGCTCCCCGACGCCATCACCCTGCCGCTGTTGTGGCTGGGACTGCTCCTCAACGTCGCCGGTCTGTTCACCGACCTGCGTTCGGGAGTCATTGGCGCTGCGGCCGGTTACCTGGTCCTGTGGAGCGTGTATCAGGTCTTCCGCCTGCTCACGGGCAAGGAGGGCATGGGGTATGGAGACTTCAAGCTGCTGGCCGTCTTCGGCGCCTGGCTCGGCTGGCAGATGCTGCCCCTGATCATCCTGATCTCCTCCCTGGTGGGCGCGATCGCCGGCATCGCCCTGATCCTGCTGCAGGGGCGGGACCGCGGCCAGCCCATTCCCTTCGGCCCCTATCTGGCGGTGGCCGGCTGGATCGCCCTGCTCTGGGGCCGGGAACTGACCCAGTGGTATCTGCACCTGACCGGCATCGCCTGA
- the argB gene encoding acetylglutamate kinase: MESQKPLSERYADQIAHVLIEALPYIRRFRGKTLVIKYGGNAMVDDALKHSFARDVVLLKLVGINPVVVHGGGPQIGHLLERLGKTSRFVAGMRVTDRETMDVVEMVLGGLVNKEIVNLLNQHGGHAVGLTGKDGGLIRARKIVLKPRDPAVDASEIIDLGHVGEVESIDPAVVDMLVHGDFIPVIAPIGVGEDGVSYNINADLVAGKLAQVLQAEKLILLTNTRGVLGKDGELLTGLTAAEVEKLIADGTISGGMIPKIRCALDAIAGGVRSVHIIDGRIEHAVLLELFTDRGIGTLLGGKA, encoded by the coding sequence ATGGAAAGCCAGAAACCGTTATCCGAACGCTACGCCGATCAGATCGCCCACGTTCTGATCGAGGCGCTGCCCTACATCCGCCGTTTCCGGGGCAAGACCCTGGTCATCAAGTACGGCGGCAACGCGATGGTGGACGACGCCCTCAAGCACAGCTTCGCCCGCGATGTGGTGCTGCTGAAGCTGGTGGGCATCAATCCGGTGGTGGTGCACGGCGGCGGGCCGCAGATCGGCCACCTGCTCGAGCGCCTGGGAAAAACCAGCCGTTTCGTCGCGGGCATGCGGGTGACCGACCGGGAGACCATGGACGTGGTGGAAATGGTCCTCGGCGGTCTGGTCAACAAGGAGATTGTCAACCTGCTCAACCAGCACGGCGGTCATGCCGTCGGCCTGACCGGCAAGGATGGCGGCCTGATCCGGGCGCGCAAGATCGTGCTGAAGCCCAGGGATCCTGCGGTGGATGCCTCGGAGATCATCGATCTGGGACACGTCGGTGAGGTGGAAAGCATCGACCCTGCCGTGGTGGACATGCTCGTCCACGGTGATTTCATTCCGGTCATCGCCCCCATCGGGGTGGGGGAGGACGGGGTGTCCTACAACATCAACGCCGATCTGGTGGCGGGCAAGCTCGCCCAGGTGCTGCAGGCGGAAAAGCTGATTCTGTTGACCAACACCCGCGGGGTGCTGGGCAAGGACGGGGAACTGCTGACCGGTCTGACCGCCGCGGAGGTGGAGAAGCTGATCGCCGACGGCACCATTTCCGGCGGCATGATTCCCAAGATCCGCTGCGCCCTGGACGCCATCGCCGGCGGCGTGCGCAGCGTCCACATCATCGACGGCCGGATCGAGCACGCGGTGCTACTGGAGCTTTTCACCGACCGGGGTATCGGCACCCTGCTGGGAGGAAAGGCTTAG
- the hemW gene encoding radical SAM family heme chaperone HemW — MLQTPPLSLYVHLPWCVRKCPYCDFNSHAVAGELPERAYVEALLADLDQDLETLGARPLIAIFFGGGTPSLFSPESFSRLLAGIRARLPWADDIEITLEANPGTVESAKFEAFRALGINRLSLGVQSFQDDKLRRLGRIHTAAEAVQAVETARRAGFERINLDLMFGLPGQTLADARHDLDTALALEPTHLSWYQLTLEPNTLFAKYPPPLPDDDRLWAMQTAGLERLARAGFERYEISAYARPGQRCRHNLNYWRFGDYLGIGAGAHAKLTFAAENRIVRSHKIRHPRHYLEKSGTPARLGGRQDIAPTERPLEFLMNALRLREGFRRGEFEARTGLPFSHLAPALAPLQEQGLLEGDGDTFRCSATGWNFLDTVLTRLTT, encoded by the coding sequence ATGCTGCAGACCCCGCCCCTGAGCCTGTATGTCCACCTCCCCTGGTGCGTGCGCAAATGCCCCTACTGCGATTTCAACTCCCACGCCGTAGCCGGGGAATTGCCGGAGCGCGCCTACGTCGAGGCCCTGCTGGCCGATCTGGACCAGGACCTTGAAACCCTCGGGGCGCGGCCGTTGATCGCCATTTTCTTCGGCGGCGGCACCCCCAGCCTGTTCTCCCCGGAATCCTTCTCCCGCCTGCTGGCGGGCATCCGGGCCCGGCTGCCCTGGGCCGACGACATCGAGATCACCCTCGAGGCCAACCCCGGCACGGTGGAAAGCGCCAAATTCGAGGCCTTCCGGGCGCTTGGCATCAACCGGCTGTCACTGGGCGTCCAGTCCTTCCAGGACGACAAACTCCGGCGCCTAGGACGGATCCACACGGCCGCAGAGGCCGTCCAGGCGGTGGAGACCGCCCGGCGGGCGGGATTCGAACGCATCAACCTCGACCTGATGTTCGGCCTCCCCGGACAGACGCTGGCCGACGCGCGCCACGATCTCGACACCGCCCTCGCTCTGGAGCCGACCCATCTGTCGTGGTATCAGCTGACTTTGGAACCCAACACTCTGTTCGCCAAGTATCCCCCGCCGCTGCCCGACGACGACCGCCTGTGGGCGATGCAGACGGCCGGCTTGGAACGTCTGGCCCGGGCAGGCTTTGAGCGCTACGAAATTTCCGCCTACGCCCGCCCGGGCCAGCGCTGCCGCCACAACCTCAACTACTGGCGCTTCGGCGACTATCTCGGCATCGGCGCCGGGGCCCACGCCAAGCTGACCTTCGCCGCCGAAAACCGGATCGTCCGCAGCCATAAGATCCGTCACCCGCGGCATTACCTGGAGAAGTCCGGGACCCCCGCCCGCCTCGGCGGCCGGCAGGACATCGCCCCCACCGAGCGGCCGCTGGAGTTTCTGATGAACGCCCTGCGGCTGCGGGAGGGCTTTCGCCGCGGCGAATTCGAAGCCCGCACCGGCCTGCCCTTCTCCCACCTGGCGCCGGCATTGGCGCCCCTGCAGGAACAGGGCCTGCTCGAAGGCGATGGCGACACGTTCCGCTGCAGCGCCACGGGCTGGAATTTTCTCGACACCGTGCTGACCCGTCTCACCACCTGA
- the pyrE gene encoding orotate phosphoribosyltransferase: MYPYQRQFIEFAIHAGALRFGRFQLKSGRISPYFFNAGLFNSGERLRQLGGFYADALENSPLSCDMLYGPAYKGIPLACATAIALAQRYDKDYPYAFNRKEAKDHGEGGLIVGAPLQGRVLIVDDVITAGTSVRESVEIIRRAGAEPCGVLIALDRQERTDDGLSAIAAIERDYGLPVQAIVTMNDVIAWLAESGRFQAELEAIRAYRRDYGA; the protein is encoded by the coding sequence ATGTACCCCTATCAACGCCAGTTCATCGAATTCGCCATCCACGCCGGGGCCCTGCGCTTCGGCCGCTTCCAGCTCAAGTCCGGGCGGATCAGCCCCTACTTCTTCAACGCCGGCCTGTTCAACAGCGGCGAACGCCTGCGCCAGCTCGGCGGTTTCTACGCCGACGCCCTGGAAAACAGCCCCCTGAGCTGCGACATGCTGTACGGACCGGCCTACAAGGGCATTCCCCTCGCCTGCGCCACCGCCATCGCCCTCGCCCAGCGCTACGACAAGGACTACCCTTACGCCTTCAACCGCAAGGAGGCCAAGGACCACGGCGAGGGCGGGCTCATCGTGGGCGCCCCGCTCCAGGGCCGGGTATTGATCGTCGACGACGTCATCACCGCCGGCACCTCGGTGCGCGAATCGGTGGAAATCATCCGCCGGGCCGGCGCCGAACCCTGCGGGGTGCTGATCGCCCTCGACCGCCAGGAGCGGACCGACGACGGCCTGTCCGCCATCGCCGCCATCGAACGGGACTACGGCCTGCCGGTGCAGGCCATCGTCACCATGAATGACGTCATCGCCTGGCTGGCCGAAAGCGGGCGTTTCCAGGCGGAGCTGGAAGCCATCCGCGCCTACCGCCGCGACTACGGCGCTTGA
- a CDS encoding DUF4124 domain-containing protein gives MYRIALLFLGIALAAPAFGEKDGARLYRWVDAHGKVHYSDTVPAEAARQRRIIYDKQQLRKLEVVDKPKTPEELAREAHLARLRREEKRLLEEQLARDRALLRTYRSEEDLQLARQGQLNTIDARIRVLKTNRRRLDALLQQKIHKAAQIERDGRKVPKALAGEIAAIRQQIRLTEEKIASERKSRETLERKFTQDLERFRRLRRHFQADAVATTRPDSQPSAKQRVILSIAACRPRIDCERAWQLARIYVQTHATTPIFISSPAIIHTQDPRQDDDIALTVARIRGKEKDTLFLDVRCKLSSVGQALCHSDKVRQLRAEFPPFIEAGLSLSSQQGADTPVGEKLQ, from the coding sequence ATGTATCGTATCGCCCTGCTCTTCCTCGGTATCGCATTGGCCGCGCCCGCCTTCGGCGAAAAAGACGGCGCCAGGCTCTACCGTTGGGTGGACGCGCACGGCAAGGTTCACTATTCCGACACGGTGCCGGCAGAGGCGGCCCGCCAGCGGCGCATCATCTACGACAAGCAGCAGCTGCGCAAACTCGAGGTCGTCGACAAACCCAAAACCCCCGAGGAGCTGGCCCGCGAAGCCCACCTCGCCCGGCTGCGCCGGGAGGAAAAACGGCTGCTGGAGGAACAGCTGGCCCGCGACCGTGCCCTGCTGCGCACCTATCGCAGCGAGGAAGATCTGCAGCTGGCGCGTCAGGGACAGCTGAACACCATCGACGCCCGCATCCGGGTCCTGAAGACCAACCGCAGGCGCCTCGATGCCCTGCTGCAGCAGAAGATCCACAAAGCGGCGCAAATCGAACGCGACGGCCGCAAGGTTCCCAAGGCGCTGGCCGGGGAAATCGCGGCGATCCGGCAGCAGATCCGCTTGACGGAGGAAAAGATCGCCAGCGAGAGAAAAAGCCGCGAAACCCTGGAACGCAAGTTCACCCAGGATCTGGAGCGCTTCCGCCGCCTGCGCCGGCACTTCCAGGCCGATGCGGTGGCCACCACCCGCCCCGACAGCCAGCCTTCGGCCAAGCAGCGGGTCATCCTCAGCATCGCCGCCTGCCGGCCCCGCATCGACTGCGAGCGGGCCTGGCAGCTGGCGCGCATCTACGTACAGACCCACGCCACCACGCCCATCTTCATCAGCAGCCCCGCCATCATCCACACCCAGGATCCCCGCCAGGACGACGACATCGCCCTGACCGTCGCCCGTATCCGCGGCAAGGAAAAGGATACGCTGTTTTTGGACGTGCGCTGCAAACTCTCCAGCGTCGGCCAGGCGCTGTGCCACAGCGACAAGGTCAGACAGCTGCGGGCGGAATTTCCGCCCTTCATCGAAGCGGGCCTAAGCCTTTCCTCCCAGCAGGGTGCCGATACCCCGGTCGGTGAAAAGCTCCAGTAG
- the pilB gene encoding type IV-A pilus assembly ATPase PilB codes for MATATATPPLLSGLARCLVDAGLLTEEAAGQHQEQARRQQIPLSTYLVANKVLAPLEIARTASQQFGVPLFDLNAMDMAQAPIDLVSDKLIQKHHVLPLFRRGNHLFVAVSDPTNFQGLDEIKFHTGLNTETVVVEEDKLAKAIDVALEAADSSMQDLLDEDLDNLQVTNEEEETAAVSISESELEDAPIVRFVNKVLLDSIKKGASDIHLEPYEKSFRIRLRIDGILHEVASPPPSLATRIISRIKVMSRMDIAERRLPQDGRIKMKLSRNKAIDFRVNTCPTLFGEKVVLRLLDPTSAQIGIDKLGFEPDQQELFLKAIHKPYGMILVTGPTGSGKTVTLYTALNILNTPDRNISTAEDPVEITVPGINQVNVHPKAGLTFAEALRAFLRQDPDIIMVGEIRDLETAEIAVKAAQTGHMVLSTLHTNDAPQTLNRLAQMGVPPFNIASSINLILAQRLARRLCQYCKQEARLPPEVLVQAGFREDELDDLVLFSANPEGCDHCTKGYKGRVGIYQVMPISPPIQRLIIEGANAMQLADQARQEGINDLRASGLNKVREGITTLEEIDRVTQE; via the coding sequence ATGGCGACAGCGACGGCAACGCCCCCACTCCTCAGCGGCCTGGCCCGGTGTCTGGTCGATGCCGGGCTGCTGACCGAAGAAGCGGCCGGCCAGCACCAGGAACAGGCACGCAGGCAACAGATCCCGCTGAGCACCTATCTGGTCGCCAACAAGGTTCTGGCGCCGCTGGAAATCGCCCGCACCGCCTCCCAGCAGTTCGGAGTCCCCCTGTTCGATCTGAACGCCATGGACATGGCGCAGGCCCCGATCGATCTGGTGAGCGACAAGCTGATCCAGAAGCACCACGTGCTCCCCCTGTTCCGGCGCGGCAACCACCTGTTCGTGGCCGTCTCGGACCCGACCAATTTCCAGGGGCTGGACGAGATCAAGTTCCACACCGGCCTCAATACCGAAACCGTGGTGGTGGAGGAGGACAAGCTCGCCAAGGCCATCGATGTCGCCCTGGAAGCGGCCGACAGCAGCATGCAGGATCTCCTCGACGAGGACCTGGACAACCTCCAGGTCACCAACGAAGAGGAAGAAACCGCCGCGGTCAGCATCAGCGAATCCGAGCTGGAAGACGCCCCCATCGTCCGCTTCGTCAACAAGGTCCTGCTGGATTCCATCAAGAAAGGGGCCTCCGACATCCACCTGGAGCCCTACGAAAAAAGCTTCCGCATCCGCCTGCGTATCGACGGCATTCTCCACGAGGTCGCCTCCCCACCCCCCTCCCTGGCGACCCGCATCATCTCCCGCATCAAGGTGATGTCGCGCATGGACATCGCCGAACGCCGCCTGCCCCAGGACGGGCGCATCAAGATGAAGCTGTCGCGCAACAAGGCCATCGATTTCCGTGTCAACACCTGCCCCACGTTGTTCGGGGAGAAGGTGGTGCTGCGTCTCCTGGATCCCACCAGCGCCCAGATCGGCATCGACAAGCTGGGCTTCGAACCGGACCAACAGGAACTGTTCCTCAAGGCCATCCACAAGCCCTACGGCATGATCCTGGTCACCGGCCCCACCGGCAGCGGCAAAACGGTGACCCTCTACACCGCCCTCAACATCCTCAACACCCCGGACCGCAACATTTCCACCGCCGAGGATCCGGTGGAAATCACCGTCCCCGGCATCAACCAGGTCAACGTCCACCCCAAGGCCGGCCTGACTTTCGCCGAGGCCCTGCGCGCCTTTCTGCGCCAGGACCCGGACATCATCATGGTGGGGGAGATCCGCGACCTGGAAACCGCCGAAATCGCCGTCAAGGCGGCCCAGACCGGCCACATGGTGCTCTCCACCCTGCACACCAACGACGCCCCCCAGACCCTGAACCGCCTGGCCCAGATGGGGGTCCCGCCGTTCAACATCGCCTCGTCGATCAATCTGATCCTGGCCCAGCGCTTGGCCCGGCGTCTGTGCCAATACTGCAAACAGGAAGCCCGGCTCCCGCCGGAGGTTCTGGTCCAGGCGGGCTTTCGGGAGGACGAGCTGGACGATCTGGTCCTCTTCAGCGCCAACCCGGAAGGCTGCGACCACTGCACCAAGGGTTACAAAGGCCGGGTGGGCATCTACCAGGTCATGCCGATCTCCCCCCCGATCCAACGGCTGATCATCGAAGGCGCCAACGCCATGCAGCTCGCCGACCAGGCCCGTCAGGAGGGCATCAACGACCTGCGCGCCTCCGGCCTCAACAAAGTCCGTGAGGGGATCACCACCCTGGAAGAAATCGACCGTGTGACACAGGAATAA
- a CDS encoding exodeoxyribonuclease III, with product MRVITLNVNGIRAAARKGFFTWLAGQNTDLVCLQEIKAQLAQLQDPVFWPEGFHCYYYPAQDKKGYGGVALYARKEPDEVIYGFGWPDVDVEGRYLEGRFGRLSVASVYVPSGTSGEERQAFKFRFLERFLEFLRQCARSGRDYIFCGDFNIAHKQIDIKNWRANQNRSGFLPEERAWMDRVLEQEGWVDAFRVLNQEPDQYTWWSNRGRAWEKNVGWRIDYQIVSPSLKDKIRRVEIYKEQRFSDHAPLIIDYDYPF from the coding sequence ATGCGCGTCATCACCCTGAACGTCAACGGTATTCGGGCGGCGGCCCGGAAGGGCTTCTTCACCTGGCTGGCCGGGCAGAACACCGATCTGGTCTGCCTCCAGGAGATCAAGGCCCAGCTGGCGCAGCTGCAGGATCCGGTCTTCTGGCCCGAGGGGTTCCATTGTTATTACTATCCGGCCCAAGACAAGAAGGGCTACGGTGGCGTGGCTCTTTACGCCCGCAAGGAGCCGGACGAAGTCATCTACGGTTTCGGCTGGCCCGACGTGGATGTGGAGGGACGCTATCTGGAAGGCCGCTTCGGGCGCTTGAGCGTGGCCTCGGTCTATGTGCCTTCCGGCACCTCCGGGGAGGAACGGCAGGCCTTCAAGTTCCGTTTTCTGGAACGGTTTCTCGAATTCCTGCGCCAGTGCGCCCGCAGCGGCCGCGATTACATTTTCTGCGGCGACTTCAACATCGCCCACAAGCAAATCGACATCAAGAACTGGCGCGCCAACCAGAACCGCTCCGGTTTCCTGCCCGAGGAGCGGGCCTGGATGGACCGGGTCCTGGAACAGGAGGGCTGGGTGGACGCCTTCCGTGTCCTCAATCAGGAACCGGACCAGTACACCTGGTGGTCCAACCGGGGCCGGGCCTGGGAGAAGAACGTAGGCTGGCGCATCGACTATCAGATCGTCTCCCCTTCGCTGAAGGACAAGATCCGGCGGGTGGAAATCTACAAGGAACAGCGCTTTTCCGATCACGCGCCCCTGATCATCGATTATGACTACCCCTTCTGA